In the genome of Palaemon carinicauda isolate YSFRI2023 chromosome 15, ASM3689809v2, whole genome shotgun sequence, one region contains:
- the LOC137654325 gene encoding uncharacterized protein has protein sequence MPFNLESFAGNPKEELSTLRYATKQDLCDLAEKCNIVVDPAYVKARLLSNFLDYLINQEIIADDEVQALRIAAGVLPPVPVDTEVEKIRLQLQLERVKKETTERELYLEEKEREAREKEREAREKEREAREKEREAREKEREAREKEREAREKEREAREKEREAREKEREAREKEREAREKEREAREKEREAREKEREAREKEKKETIERELYLEEKRAEAREKEREAEIRHQKKLQELSLSNRKEATLPATFEVLKASKLVPDFDERDPEVFCQNFEQIAETLKWPVEFWSLLIRNKVKGKAAFVASQLVSENDYTVLKKTLLDAYSITIKGYRQILEILLKLSIQLL, from the coding sequence atgccttttaatctagagagctttgctggaaaccccaaagaggaattatctacgctcaggtatgctactaaacaggatctgTGTGACCTAGCAGAaaaatgtaacattgtggttgatcctgcttatgtgaaggctagattactgagtaacTTTTTGgattatttaatcaaccaagagattattgcagatgatgaagtacaagcactcagaattgcagcaggagtacttccgcctgttccagtagatacagaagtagagaaaataaggcttcaattgcagttagagagggtaaagaaggaaacgaccgaacgggagctctatctagaagagaaggaacgagaagcgagagagaaggaacgagaagcgagagagaaggaacgagaagcgagagagaaggaacgagaagcgagagagaaggaacgagaagcgagagagaaggaacgagaagcgagagagaaggaacgagaagcgagagagaaggaacgagaagcgagagagaaggaacgagaagcgagagagaaggaacgagaagcgagagagaaggaacgagaagcgagagagaaggaacgagaagcgagagagaaggaacgagaagcgagagagaaggaaaagaaggaaacgaTCGAACGGGAGCTCTACCTAGAAGAGAAGCgagcagaagcaagagagaaggaacgagaagcggagataagacaccagaaaaaactccaggagctttctttaagtaacagaaaggaagccacactccctgctacgtTCGAAGTTCTTAAAGCcagtaagcttgtacctgatttcgacgagaGAGATCCCGAGGTTTTCTGCCAGAACTTCGAACAAATCGCAGAAACCTTAaaatggcctgtagaattctggtccttgctcatcaggaacaaagttaagggtaaagctgcatttgttgcttcacaactggtaagtgagaatgactatacagtgttaaagaaaactcTCTTGGATGCGTACTCCATTACCATAAAAGGGTATAGACAGattttagaaattctgttaaaactttcaatccaacttttgtag